The genomic interval CCGGAGGCGGGCGAAGTCAAGCAGGTTTCGTATCATGGACACCCATGAGCGTGATCGACGACGTCCTTCGAGCCAACGAAGCCTACGCCCGCAACCATGAACTCCGGCATCTCTCGCCCCGGCCCCGCCGCGGCCTGGTCGTCCTCACCTGCATGGACACCCGGCTGGGCAAGCTGACCCTCGGCCTGGGTGACGGCGACGCCCACATCCTGCGCAACGCCGGCGGCATCGTCACCGACGACGTCATCCGCTCCCTCGTCGTCTCCCACTTCCTGCTCGGGACGGCCGAGTGCATGATCGTCAACCACACGGATTGCGGCCTGATGCGCCAGCGCGAGAACGAGCTGCGCCAGCTGGTGGTCGAGCGCGCCGGCGCCGAGAGCGAGGCCCCTGCGCGCTTCTTCGCCTTCGACGACCTCGAGGAGAACGTCCGCCGGCAGATGCAGACGCTGCGCGCGCATCCCTGGGTGCCCCGCCAGCTCCCGGTCCGCGGCTTCGTCTATGACGTGAAGACCGGCAGGCTGCGCGAGGTCGCCGCCTAGCTGCCGCCCGTGGTCGTGGTGTTGGAGCGGTCGGCCGCTTTCTTGTCTTTCTCGATCTTGGCGAAATGCCCCTGCATCGCCTCGTAGATCTTGTCAACCTTGTTGTGGAGCTGCGCGACCTCGAGCTCCGCCTTGAGGTTGATCTGGTAATCCAGGTCGGCCTTGAGGCGGTCCTTCTGGGCCTGCCGGTTCTGCGACATCATGATGACCGGCGCCTGCAGGGCGGCCAGCATGGAGAGGAACAGGTTGAGCAGGATGAAGGGATACGGGTCGAACGCTCGGGTGGCCAGCACGATGGTGTTGATGATGGCCCAGGTGACCAGCACCACTCCGAAGAAGATGATGAAGGTCCAGGAACCGCCGAAGGCGGCGACCTTGTCGGCGATGCGCTGTCCGAACGTAAGCCGGTCCTCTTCCTCTTCGTTCAGATTGCGCGAGACCTGCGTGCGCAGCAGCTCGTCGGTGGCGCGCAGCCGCCGGCCCAGCACCGCGAGCATGTCTTTGGCGATGTGCGGCTTGCGCTGCATCGCCTCCCACAGATCGTCGTGGTCGAGCACCAGCAGCTCGCTGCCTTCCACCGCCACCGCGGTGGCCGAGCGCGGCCCCGGGTCGAACAGCGAGATCTCGCCCAGGATCTCTCCCGGCTCGATCTCCCCCAGGATGATCTTCTGCCCTTCGGTGTTCTCCACGTAGACCTGGACGCGGCCGCTCTTGATGATCATGAGCGAGTCGCCCGCGTCGCCGTGGTGGAAGATGGTCTCGCCCTTGGAGACCTCGCGCACTTCCATGCGC from Terriglobales bacterium carries:
- a CDS encoding carbonic anhydrase, producing the protein MSVIDDVLRANEAYARNHELRHLSPRPRRGLVVLTCMDTRLGKLTLGLGDGDAHILRNAGGIVTDDVIRSLVVSHFLLGTAECMIVNHTDCGLMRQRENELRQLVVERAGAESEAPARFFAFDDLEENVRRQMQTLRAHPWVPRQLPVRGFVYDVKTGRLREVAA
- a CDS encoding DUF1003 domain-containing protein; this translates as MATTTGMLADVPIFSLMDEDERALLAERMEVREVSKGETIFHHGDAGDSLMIIKSGRVQVYVENTEGQKIILGEIEPGEILGEISLFDPGPRSATAVAVEGSELLVLDHDDLWEAMQRKPHIAKDMLAVLGRRLRATDELLRTQVSRNLNEEEEDRLTFGQRIADKVAAFGGSWTFIIFFGVVLVTWAIINTIVLATRAFDPYPFILLNLFLSMLAALQAPVIMMSQNRQAQKDRLKADLDYQINLKAELEVAQLHNKVDKIYEAMQGHFAKIEKDKKAADRSNTTTTGGS